The proteins below come from a single Papaver somniferum cultivar HN1 chromosome 11, ASM357369v1, whole genome shotgun sequence genomic window:
- the LOC113323411 gene encoding dirigent protein 22-like, whose translation MAGTLTSLSLIFVSIFIFSINITLPAVGSSNATSGRPLNPTEMALKKEKLSHFRIYWHDVASGPNPTAVRIAQAPSTNKSATLFGAMVMIDDPLTEGPKLSSKLVGRAQGFYASAAQNDVAYIIVMNFAFTTGKYNGSSISIFGRNPVLSGVREMPIIGGSGVLRFARGYVQFHTVNYNIKTGDATNEYNIYVFHY comes from the coding sequence ATGGCCGGTACTCTCACTTCTCTGTCTCTCATCTTTGTctcaatcttcatcttctctataaACATTACCCTCCCAGCAGTCGGCAGCTCAAATGCCACCTCCGGGAGACCTCTCAATCCCACAGAAATGGcacttaaaaaagaaaaactaagtcACTTTCGCATATATTGGCACGACGTTGCCTCAGGTCCTAACCCCACTGCCGTTCGAATAGCTCAAGCACCATCGACGAACAAATCGGCAACATTATTTGGTGCCATGGTTATGATCGATGATCCATTAACTGAGGGCCCCAAATTGAGCTCAAAACTGGTCGGACGAGCACAAGGATTTTATGCATCTGCAGCACAGAACGATGTAGCATATATAATCGTGATGAATTTCGCCTTTACTACCGGAAAATATAATGGAAGTTCGATAAGCATATTCGGACGTAACCCTGTGTTGTCGGGTGTAAGAGAGATGCCAATTATTGGTGGCAGCGGAGTTCTCCGGTTTGCCAGAGGATATGTTCAGTTTCATACTGTGAATTATAATATCAAAACTGGTGATGCTACTAACGAGTATAACATCTATGTATTTCATTACTAA